The following are encoded in a window of Brevibacillus sp. DP1.3A genomic DNA:
- a CDS encoding S8 family serine peptidase produces the protein MKKKVCSIGLILALLPATTVSTTAFEGTATIRTQILQDLAEMHEPLHTGKVDKEYKTKADEWQRQELLLRGEQLKSAPVDSLEMIEATKAWEESGVKGEGMLVSVIDTGVNPRHPDLPAPHDKRSAMQKSGSSQKVIPGFNWADRTQTTEDVSESQHGIHVAGIIGANGKVKGVAPEAQLISQKVFSNYQSEVPGLGESILFAINDSITKKADVINLSLGSSAGYVDETNVEQMAVKRAVDNGIVVVAAAGNDAYFGSDKVRAQNPDIAMIGSPGLSPDAFSVASVNATALAGYSFTVQGVPSMEKVVYLSGYVEGGGAINPVMTLMKPYPLVYMGKGKKEDYNVSVKDKVVLLERGDISFDDKLRLAKEAGAVGAIIYNNEMGPLIISAEHAKQIPAVSVLKHMGEQMAQAIKKGKKVTVSFNGEYGQNPMPYPDGGTISAFSSWGPTPDLQFKPEIAAPGGGILSLTRESEYAVKSGTSMATPHVAGGMALLKQGYLKQGRNLQGRSLVDTLKAAAMNTAEPIIDPQISVPAADKEKAKKVPYSPRVQGAGLMQIAKAIKTPAIVVNAKGKAGVSLGEIGNSTTFSLFINNKFGKKPITYQLQNEFGVMTDLRKNGINMLTDTLFEGAELQFSAPKITVAPGKLEEVKVTLTIPKGSARNQFAEGFISFQPDDKELPTLRTSFYGFYGDWDEPRIMDQPVWEAESQEKRTGVKTSWYHDKRNDKWRYRDYLGVTGVKADGGAKVDPNHIAFSPNGDGHYDVAAPSITFLRNARHIIVEVTDQSGKPIRTLVRDEKVSKYDQSKLGTPYYFTEKEAWSWDGKIFSPQKGAYIQAPDGQYQFSIKAKIDDRNANWQSMTLPIRVDTKAPVITASVSGNRVQWSSRDKDIQAYFLYVNGKRVGGPYSPKVSSTLINQPDKKMSVVAYDYAGNISVAHINGKSDSTPPFVEFPDDLFPYLKISKQPDVAFRGKVTGEDMMDRVRLSINKTPVKLATDGSFETILRLTEGLNYVMYSAMDMYGNKRQFTQRVIVDTSPPTLQLLNDGSEDVQFDAATKNMLVPVRFMYRDQTYKGQVSINGQIVSYFEEEQLEIPAQKYVTQILSMKQGENRILLEGKDGAGNQSMLLVYAYVDANSGSVVISNGEQRISYKARTVPAPTIQLPNKQLEGQEGEALPIEGKVTGAGAVNLQINYGSKSFQTNANDRGLFRLVLHEVEEGKQKLTVVATDALGREARAEMNVVGKKK, from the coding sequence ATGAAGAAAAAGGTATGCAGCATTGGATTGATATTGGCTTTGCTTCCCGCAACGACTGTCAGCACAACAGCGTTTGAAGGAACGGCGACCATTCGTACGCAGATTTTGCAGGATCTCGCGGAAATGCACGAGCCATTACATACAGGCAAGGTGGATAAGGAATATAAAACAAAGGCAGATGAATGGCAACGGCAAGAACTACTACTGCGAGGTGAGCAATTAAAATCCGCGCCTGTCGATTCGCTGGAAATGATTGAGGCGACTAAGGCTTGGGAGGAATCGGGGGTAAAAGGGGAAGGGATGCTCGTTTCTGTGATCGATACGGGAGTCAATCCGCGCCATCCCGATTTGCCTGCCCCGCATGATAAGCGTTCAGCCATGCAAAAGTCAGGCTCTTCCCAGAAGGTGATCCCTGGCTTTAACTGGGCTGATCGTACGCAAACAACGGAAGACGTATCGGAATCTCAGCATGGTATCCATGTGGCGGGAATTATTGGTGCGAACGGAAAAGTAAAAGGGGTTGCTCCTGAAGCCCAGCTCATCAGCCAAAAAGTATTTTCCAATTATCAAAGCGAGGTTCCTGGGCTAGGTGAATCGATTTTATTTGCGATCAATGATTCCATTACGAAAAAAGCAGATGTCATCAACTTGAGTCTCGGTTCCTCAGCGGGCTATGTGGATGAAACCAATGTGGAGCAAATGGCAGTAAAGCGAGCAGTCGATAATGGGATCGTAGTAGTGGCAGCCGCGGGTAATGATGCGTATTTCGGCAGTGATAAGGTACGAGCACAGAATCCGGATATCGCCATGATCGGTTCTCCAGGCTTGAGTCCTGATGCGTTTTCAGTTGCTTCTGTCAATGCTACAGCACTCGCTGGCTATAGCTTCACGGTGCAAGGGGTACCCAGTATGGAGAAAGTCGTGTATTTATCGGGATACGTGGAAGGCGGGGGGGCAATAAACCCAGTCATGACACTGATGAAGCCGTACCCGCTTGTCTATATGGGAAAAGGGAAGAAGGAAGACTACAATGTTTCCGTAAAAGATAAGGTGGTATTGCTCGAGCGAGGCGACATTTCATTCGACGATAAGCTGCGCCTTGCCAAAGAAGCAGGAGCAGTTGGTGCAATCATCTACAACAATGAAATGGGACCACTCATTATCAGTGCAGAGCATGCCAAACAAATCCCGGCTGTTTCTGTCTTAAAGCACATGGGAGAGCAAATGGCACAAGCGATTAAAAAAGGCAAGAAAGTGACGGTCTCCTTTAACGGTGAATATGGACAAAATCCAATGCCTTATCCAGACGGAGGAACGATCTCGGCCTTTTCGTCATGGGGACCAACCCCCGATTTGCAGTTCAAGCCGGAGATTGCAGCTCCAGGTGGGGGCATCTTGTCACTCACGCGAGAGTCTGAATATGCCGTGAAAAGTGGTACGTCAATGGCAACGCCACATGTGGCAGGCGGGATGGCTTTGCTGAAGCAAGGCTATCTCAAGCAAGGGCGGAACCTGCAAGGCAGATCGCTTGTCGATACGTTAAAGGCGGCGGCGATGAATACAGCAGAACCGATTATCGATCCGCAAATCAGCGTACCCGCAGCGGATAAAGAGAAAGCAAAAAAAGTTCCTTACAGCCCACGGGTTCAAGGGGCAGGACTGATGCAAATCGCAAAAGCAATCAAGACGCCAGCCATTGTTGTGAATGCAAAAGGAAAAGCAGGTGTCTCATTGGGAGAGATTGGGAATTCAACGACCTTTTCTCTATTCATTAATAACAAGTTTGGCAAAAAGCCCATTACGTATCAGCTGCAAAATGAGTTTGGTGTGATGACTGACTTGCGCAAGAATGGGATCAACATGCTAACCGATACCCTTTTCGAGGGGGCAGAATTGCAATTTTCCGCTCCTAAGATTACCGTTGCGCCGGGGAAGTTAGAGGAAGTGAAGGTAACGCTCACGATTCCGAAAGGCTCAGCACGCAATCAATTTGCAGAAGGATTTATTTCCTTTCAACCAGATGATAAGGAGCTGCCAACGTTGCGCACGTCGTTTTATGGCTTCTACGGCGACTGGGATGAACCAAGGATTATGGATCAGCCCGTATGGGAGGCAGAAAGTCAGGAAAAACGAACAGGTGTCAAGACGAGCTGGTATCACGATAAACGCAATGACAAATGGCGCTATCGGGATTATCTAGGTGTTACAGGTGTCAAAGCCGATGGCGGTGCGAAAGTCGACCCCAATCATATTGCCTTTTCGCCAAACGGGGATGGGCATTACGATGTTGCGGCTCCTTCGATTACTTTTTTGCGCAATGCCCGTCATATTATCGTCGAAGTAACAGACCAGTCAGGCAAGCCGATTCGCACTCTTGTGCGTGATGAAAAGGTGAGCAAGTACGACCAATCCAAGCTGGGGACGCCATACTATTTTACGGAAAAGGAAGCGTGGAGCTGGGATGGAAAGATCTTTTCACCACAAAAAGGCGCCTATATACAGGCACCTGATGGACAGTACCAATTCTCCATTAAGGCCAAAATAGACGACCGCAATGCAAATTGGCAATCAATGACACTCCCCATCCGCGTGGATACAAAAGCTCCTGTGATTACAGCTTCTGTGTCAGGAAACCGGGTTCAGTGGAGCAGCCGCGATAAAGATATCCAAGCCTATTTCCTCTATGTAAACGGCAAAAGGGTAGGCGGTCCCTATTCTCCAAAAGTGTCCAGCACACTCATTAATCAGCCGGATAAAAAAATGAGTGTGGTAGCGTATGATTATGCAGGGAACATCAGTGTGGCGCATATTAACGGGAAAAGTGACAGCACTCCGCCATTTGTGGAGTTCCCGGATGATTTGTTTCCTTATCTGAAAATATCCAAGCAGCCGGATGTAGCCTTCAGGGGCAAAGTAACAGGCGAGGATATGATGGACAGAGTCCGCTTGTCGATTAACAAAACGCCTGTAAAGCTGGCGACGGATGGATCATTTGAAACCATCCTGCGATTAACGGAAGGTCTCAATTATGTGATGTACAGTGCGATGGATATGTATGGAAACAAGCGCCAATTCACGCAGCGGGTCATCGTCGATACGAGTCCTCCAACACTGCAATTGTTAAACGATGGCAGCGAAGACGTCCAGTTCGATGCAGCAACCAAGAACATGCTGGTTCCAGTCCGCTTCATGTACAGAGATCAAACATATAAAGGTCAGGTAAGTATCAATGGGCAAATCGTGTCCTACTTTGAAGAAGAGCAATTGGAAATTCCTGCCCAAAAATACGTAACGCAAATTTTGAGTATGAAGCAGGGAGAAAATCGTATTTTGCTTGAAGGCAAAGACGGTGCAGGTAATCAAAGTATGTTGCTAGTGTATGCGTATGTCGATGCCAATTCAGGGTCGGTCGTCATAAGCAATGGGGAGCAGCGTATATCCTACAAGGCGCGAACAGTGCCAGCTCCGACGATCCAGCTGCCGAACAAACAGCTAGAAGGGCAGGAAGGTGAAGCACTGCCCATCGAAGGGAAAGTGACAGGTGCCGGTGCTGTTAACCTTCAAATCAACTATGGATCAAAAAGCTTTCAGACCAACGCGAATGATCGTGGGCTATTTCGCTTGGTGCTTCATGAGGTAGAGGAAGGCAAGCAAAAATTGACGGTTGTTGCTACTGATGCACTGGGTAGGGAAGCCCGGGCGGAGATGAACGTCGTCGGTAAGAAAAAATAG
- a CDS encoding MarR family winged helix-turn-helix transcriptional regulator translates to MPSPLTDTLERLQEAFRTIMRTMGTQLAEPVSGLTGPQFYILHQLEQKEKCTVGELAESMGVKPSAITAMVDRLDKHGFVARDRDEEDRRVVYISLRDSGKKILQVAKQNRREKLNKMFSHLSEDELQHFVLIFEKLAMAAVIETNSEN, encoded by the coding sequence ATGCCCTCCCCCTTAACAGATACGCTTGAGCGCCTGCAGGAGGCGTTTCGTACCATTATGCGCACGATGGGAACGCAATTAGCCGAACCTGTCTCTGGTTTAACTGGCCCGCAATTCTACATTCTTCATCAGTTGGAACAGAAGGAAAAATGCACCGTTGGAGAATTGGCTGAATCAATGGGGGTCAAACCGAGCGCAATCACAGCAATGGTCGACCGTTTGGATAAACACGGCTTCGTCGCCCGTGATCGTGATGAGGAAGATCGCCGAGTGGTTTACATCAGCTTGCGCGATTCTGGCAAAAAAATTCTGCAAGTAGCCAAGCAGAATCGGAGAGAAAAGCTAAATAAAATGTTCTCTCACCTCAGCGAAGATGAACTCCAGCACTTCGTCCTCATTTTTGAAAAGCTGGCGATGGCGGCGGTCATCGAGACGAATTCCGAGAACTAA
- the sdhB gene encoding succinate dehydrogenase iron-sulfur subunit, with amino-acid sequence MAEKLIHLIITRQDSPDSTPYKEEFKIPYRPGMNVISALMEIQRNPLNAQGQKTSPVNWESNCLEEVCGACSMVINGRPRQACSALVDKLEQPIRLEPMSTFPVQRDLSIDRSRMFDALKRVKAWVPIDGTHDLGPGPRMPEVERQWAYELSKCMTCGVCLEACPNVNAKAEFIGPFAISQVRLFNQHPTGMMNKHERLEALMEDGGIGDCGNSQNCVQACPKGIPLTTSIAHMNKETTKHAVKKFFFS; translated from the coding sequence ATGGCAGAAAAATTGATTCATTTGATTATCACTCGTCAAGATAGCCCTGACAGCACTCCGTACAAGGAAGAGTTCAAAATCCCTTACCGTCCTGGTATGAACGTGATTAGTGCTTTGATGGAGATTCAACGTAATCCACTCAACGCACAAGGTCAAAAAACGTCTCCAGTAAACTGGGAATCGAACTGCTTGGAAGAAGTATGCGGTGCGTGCTCGATGGTTATTAACGGAAGACCGCGCCAAGCGTGCTCGGCACTGGTTGATAAACTGGAACAGCCGATTCGTCTTGAGCCAATGAGCACCTTCCCTGTACAACGTGACTTGTCGATTGACCGCAGCCGCATGTTCGATGCGCTGAAACGCGTAAAAGCGTGGGTTCCGATCGATGGTACGCATGATCTGGGACCTGGTCCTCGCATGCCGGAAGTTGAGCGTCAATGGGCGTACGAGCTTTCGAAGTGCATGACGTGCGGTGTTTGCTTGGAAGCTTGCCCGAACGTGAATGCAAAGGCTGAGTTCATCGGTCCGTTCGCGATTTCGCAGGTTCGTCTGTTCAACCAGCATCCAACGGGTATGATGAACAAGCATGAGCGTCTGGAAGCCCTGATGGAAGATGGCGGTATCGGTGATTGCGGTAACTCGCAAAACTGCGTACAAGCATGTCCAAAAGGCATTCCGCTGACAACTTCGATCGCTCACATGAACAAAGAAACAACTAAACATGCAGTGAAGAAGTTCTTCTTCTCCTAA
- the sdhA gene encoding succinate dehydrogenase flavoprotein subunit, which yields MAKGKLIIVGGGLAGLMATIKAAEKGVPVQLFSLVPVKRSHSVCAQGGINGAVNTKGEGDSTWEHFDDTVYGGDFLANQPPVKAMCDAAPGIIYMLDRMGVMFNRTPEGLLDFRRFGGTKHHRTAFAGATTGQQLLYALDEQVRRYEAEGLVTKYEYWDFLGAVLDDTGTCRGITAQNMRSGEIQSFRADAVILATGGPGIIFGKSTNSIINTGTAASAAYQQGVIYSNGEMIQIHPTAIPGDDKLRLMSESARGEGGRVWTYRDGKPWYFLEDKYPAYGNLVPRDIATREIFSVCVDMKLGINGENMVYLDLSHKDPKELDVKLGGIIEIYEKFVGDDPRKVPMKIFPAVHYSMGGMWVDYNQMTNIPGLFAAGECDYSQHGANRLGANSLLSAIYGGMVAGPKAIEYIKGLNKSSDDLSSTLFDGFASQEQAKYDSILKMDGTENAYLIHKELGEWMTDNVTVVRYNDRLQKTDDKIVELMERYKKININDTNKWSNSGAAFTRHLWNMLALSRAITIGALKRDESRGAHYKPDFPERDDENFMKTTMAKYNAETTAPEIYYEDIDVSLIAPRKRDYTSDKK from the coding sequence ATGGCAAAAGGTAAACTGATCATTGTCGGTGGAGGTTTGGCCGGCTTGATGGCTACCATTAAAGCAGCAGAAAAAGGCGTTCCTGTTCAGCTGTTCTCCCTGGTTCCGGTAAAACGTTCCCACTCTGTCTGTGCGCAGGGCGGTATTAACGGTGCGGTAAATACCAAAGGGGAAGGCGACTCCACATGGGAGCACTTCGACGATACAGTATATGGCGGAGACTTCTTGGCAAACCAACCGCCAGTTAAAGCAATGTGCGATGCAGCACCTGGCATCATCTATATGTTGGACCGTATGGGCGTTATGTTTAACCGTACGCCAGAAGGTCTGTTGGACTTCCGTCGTTTCGGGGGAACCAAACATCACCGTACCGCTTTTGCGGGTGCGACCACTGGACAACAGCTTTTGTACGCATTGGACGAACAAGTACGCCGTTATGAAGCTGAAGGTCTGGTAACCAAGTACGAATATTGGGATTTCCTCGGAGCCGTTTTGGACGATACAGGAACCTGTCGCGGGATTACTGCGCAAAACATGCGTTCCGGTGAAATTCAATCCTTCCGTGCGGATGCCGTTATTTTGGCAACAGGCGGACCTGGTATCATCTTCGGTAAATCGACGAACTCGATTATCAATACAGGTACAGCAGCGTCTGCGGCGTATCAACAAGGGGTTATCTACTCCAATGGTGAGATGATCCAAATTCACCCAACTGCAATCCCTGGCGACGACAAGCTGCGTCTGATGTCCGAGTCTGCTCGTGGTGAGGGTGGCCGTGTATGGACGTACAGAGACGGTAAGCCTTGGTACTTCCTGGAAGATAAATACCCTGCATACGGAAACCTGGTTCCGCGTGACATCGCGACTCGCGAAATCTTCTCCGTTTGCGTAGATATGAAGCTGGGTATCAACGGCGAAAACATGGTATACCTCGACCTGTCCCACAAAGATCCAAAAGAACTGGATGTAAAATTGGGCGGTATTATCGAGATTTACGAAAAATTCGTAGGGGATGACCCACGTAAAGTTCCAATGAAGATTTTCCCTGCGGTTCACTACTCCATGGGCGGTATGTGGGTAGACTACAACCAAATGACCAATATCCCTGGTCTGTTTGCAGCAGGTGAGTGCGATTACTCTCAGCACGGTGCAAACCGTTTGGGTGCGAACTCCCTCCTGTCCGCGATCTATGGCGGTATGGTAGCAGGTCCAAAAGCAATCGAGTACATCAAAGGCTTGAACAAATCCTCTGATGATCTGTCTTCCACGCTCTTCGACGGCTTTGCTAGCCAAGAGCAAGCGAAATACGACAGCATCCTGAAAATGGACGGAACAGAAAATGCTTACCTGATCCACAAGGAACTGGGTGAGTGGATGACTGACAACGTAACGGTAGTACGTTACAACGACCGTCTGCAAAAAACGGATGATAAGATCGTTGAACTGATGGAACGCTACAAGAAAATTAACATCAACGATACAAATAAATGGAGCAACTCTGGTGCTGCGTTTACCCGTCATCTCTGGAACATGCTCGCACTGTCCCGTGCGATCACGATCGGTGCTCTCAAGCGCGACGAGAGCCGCGGTGCTCACTACAAGCCTGATTTCCCTGAGCGTGATGACGAGAACTTCATGAAGACGACAATGGCGAAGTACAATGCTGAAACGACTGCGCCTGAAATCTACTATGAAGACATCGACGTATCCCTGATCGCACCACGTAAACGTGACTATACGTCTGACAAGAAATAA
- a CDS encoding succinate dehydrogenase cytochrome b558 subunit, with protein MAKGHSFLSHKLHSLLGLFPIGLFLVFHLTANYQATRGPEAFNQAVGFIESLPFLLVLEFALIYLPILFHAVYGLYIAFQAKHNVGNFGYFRNQMFLWQRVTGVITLIFIVWHVWETRIQKALGAHVDYDMMANILSSPAMIVFYTIGIISTTFHFSNGLWSFLVHWGITVGPRSQRIATFLTLGVFVIVTFIGLRAMSAFIL; from the coding sequence ATGGCGAAAGGCCATAGCTTTCTCAGTCACAAGCTACACTCACTTCTTGGTTTGTTTCCGATCGGGCTCTTCCTCGTGTTCCACTTGACCGCCAACTATCAAGCGACTCGTGGACCTGAAGCTTTCAACCAGGCAGTAGGCTTCATTGAAAGCCTTCCATTTCTGTTAGTACTTGAATTTGCCTTGATCTACCTCCCGATCCTGTTTCACGCAGTTTACGGTCTCTACATTGCGTTCCAAGCGAAGCATAACGTAGGGAACTTCGGTTACTTCCGAAACCAAATGTTCTTGTGGCAACGCGTTACAGGAGTCATTACCCTCATTTTTATTGTTTGGCATGTTTGGGAAACCCGTATCCAAAAAGCACTGGGTGCACACGTAGATTATGACATGATGGCAAACATTTTGAGCAGTCCTGCAATGATCGTATTCTACACAATCGGGATTATTAGCACGACTTTCCACTTCTCCAACGGACTGTGGTCGTTCCTGGTTCACTGGGGAATTACAGTTGGGCCGCGTTCCCAACGCATTGCAACATTCCTGACTTTGGGCGTATTCGTAATTGTAACCTTCATCGGCTTGCGTGCGATGTCGGCTTTCATTTTGTAG
- a CDS encoding YslB family protein, translated as MKEKDQLAALLPPETIPYAERMNMPYLGYHLLRETLTSTLLGDSENHILYWIGKNMGRQIPIQSATGPIMPFIRLGLGQLDIVEETGQTIVYSLTHSIFSYQSIERLGCSLSFEAGIIAGMIEQWKAREAFSKIEMESPSDIRISVQVAS; from the coding sequence ATGAAAGAGAAGGATCAGCTTGCAGCACTGTTGCCGCCGGAGACCATTCCCTATGCGGAAAGAATGAACATGCCCTATCTTGGCTATCATCTTCTACGCGAAACGCTGACCAGCACCCTGCTAGGTGACAGTGAAAACCATATTCTCTATTGGATAGGAAAAAATATGGGCCGCCAAATCCCCATCCAATCTGCAACTGGCCCGATTATGCCTTTTATTCGGCTCGGATTAGGCCAACTAGACATCGTGGAGGAGACCGGGCAAACTATCGTCTATTCGCTCACTCATTCTATTTTTAGCTATCAGTCTATAGAGAGACTAGGATGCAGTCTTTCTTTTGAGGCTGGGATCATAGCTGGGATGATTGAGCAGTGGAAAGCAAGAGAGGCATTCAGCAAAATCGAAATGGAAAGCCCTTCAGACATACGTATATCTGTACAAGTAGCGTCATGA
- a CDS encoding aspartate kinase, with the protein MGLIVQKYGGTSVGTIERILRVADRIISYKEEGHDVVVVVSAMGKSTDVLVDMAKQISAYPSEREMDMLLTTGEQVSIALLSMALHTKGYDAISLTGWQAGITTEAIHGRARIKQIDPERIQSELGRGRVVIVAGFQGISDEGEITTLGRGGSDTSAVTLAASLNAEKCEIFTDVSGVYTADPRMVPAASKLDTISYDEMLELANLGAGVLHPRSVEAAKKYKVRLVVRSSFTAEDGTYVEEVANMETGRVVSGVAHDEDVAKITVVGMPAKVGTLSRLFNTLADNQVNVDIIIQSSYDASVTNISFTVAADDLKKALDTLDRNKTELGFEKVDFEEGLTKVSIVGSGMINNPGVAAEMFRVLAEKEISIKMVSTSDIKVSCVIPAALTELAVRSLHSAYGLDVEETAVVHGV; encoded by the coding sequence ATGGGGTTGATCGTGCAGAAATACGGAGGCACCTCTGTAGGTACCATTGAGCGAATTTTACGAGTTGCGGATCGAATTATCAGCTACAAAGAGGAAGGGCATGATGTGGTAGTCGTTGTTTCTGCAATGGGGAAATCTACTGACGTATTGGTAGACATGGCCAAGCAGATTAGCGCATACCCATCCGAGCGTGAAATGGATATGCTGCTGACCACGGGGGAGCAGGTATCGATCGCGCTTTTGTCGATGGCCTTGCATACAAAAGGCTACGACGCCATTTCTCTGACGGGTTGGCAGGCTGGAATTACCACAGAGGCGATTCACGGAAGAGCACGGATCAAGCAGATTGATCCAGAGCGGATTCAATCCGAGCTCGGTCGTGGTCGTGTGGTGATTGTGGCAGGATTCCAAGGGATCAGTGACGAAGGTGAAATTACGACGCTCGGCCGCGGTGGATCGGATACATCTGCGGTTACACTCGCAGCGAGCTTGAACGCTGAGAAATGCGAAATCTTTACGGACGTGTCCGGGGTGTACACAGCTGATCCGCGAATGGTTCCAGCTGCGAGCAAGCTGGATACGATCTCGTATGATGAGATGCTGGAGCTGGCGAACCTCGGTGCAGGGGTTCTTCATCCAAGGTCAGTAGAGGCTGCGAAAAAATACAAGGTAAGGCTGGTCGTCCGCTCCAGCTTTACTGCCGAAGATGGTACGTACGTTGAGGAGGTTGCCAACATGGAAACAGGAAGAGTAGTAAGTGGAGTTGCACACGATGAAGATGTAGCCAAAATTACGGTGGTCGGCATGCCTGCCAAGGTCGGGACGCTCTCCCGTCTGTTTAATACGTTGGCGGACAATCAGGTGAACGTCGATATCATTATCCAAAGCTCCTATGATGCGTCTGTTACGAACATTTCTTTTACCGTTGCAGCGGATGATCTGAAAAAAGCACTGGATACGCTGGACAGAAACAAAACCGAGCTTGGCTTTGAAAAAGTCGATTTCGAGGAAGGCTTGACCAAGGTATCGATTGTTGGCTCAGGCATGATCAACAATCCAGGGGTAGCTGCCGAGATGTTCCGCGTCCTGGCAGAAAAAGAAATATCTATTAAAATGGTATCTACGTCTGATATCAAGGTTTCTTGCGTTATTCCAGCAGCTTTGACGGAGCTGGCTGTTCGCAGTCTTCATTCGGCATATGGTCTGGATGTCGAGGAAACCGCGGTCGTGCACGGAGTATAA
- the uvrC gene encoding excinuclease ABC subunit UvrC, translated as MNSSLKDKLAVLPDKPGCYLMKNASGEIIYVGKAKVLKNRVRSYFTGSHNGKTQLLVSEIVDFEYIVVSSAIEALILECNLIKEHDPRYNVMLRDDKTYPYIKITNEAQPRLEITRKVLKDKAKYFGPYPNAGDASEVKKLLDRLYPLRKCRNMPKQVCLYYHLGQCLAPCVYEVSAEENQRLVDEISRFLDGGHDAMKQTLTEKMLQAAENMEFERAKEYRDQIKSIEAVMEKQKITFADTVDRDIIGFAVEKGWMCIQVFYMRKGKMIERQTTSFPYYGSETEDFMSYVSQFYYDKQNALPKEILLPQESEPELLSEWLGIKVHAPKRGKKHELVNMASENARIALQEKFALMSKDDARTVQAVHNLGHILGIPVPHRIEAFDNSNIQGTEPVSAMIVFTDGRPDKKEYRKFKIKTVEGPDDYGSMREVVLRRYSRLLKENQPMPDLIVIDGGKGQISAAMDVLENELGLYIPVCGLAKDEKHRTAQLMYGDPPEPVNLRRDSYEFYLLQRIQDEVHRFVITFHRQSRTKTMLSSQLDEIPGIGEKRRKLLFSHFGSLKKMREATVEDFRQLGIGDKLAKEIITHLRKLDT; from the coding sequence ATGAACAGCTCCTTAAAAGATAAACTGGCCGTCCTTCCAGATAAGCCAGGCTGCTACCTGATGAAAAATGCGAGCGGGGAAATCATTTACGTAGGAAAAGCCAAGGTTCTGAAAAACCGCGTCCGCTCTTATTTTACAGGCAGTCATAACGGGAAGACGCAGCTGTTGGTCAGTGAGATCGTGGACTTTGAGTACATTGTGGTATCCTCAGCGATTGAGGCGCTCATCCTCGAGTGCAACCTGATCAAAGAGCACGACCCGCGTTACAATGTCATGCTCCGCGACGACAAGACGTACCCGTACATCAAAATTACGAATGAGGCACAGCCCCGCCTGGAGATTACCCGTAAGGTATTAAAAGATAAAGCCAAGTATTTCGGTCCGTATCCGAATGCCGGAGATGCCTCCGAGGTGAAGAAGCTGCTGGATCGCCTCTATCCGTTGCGCAAATGCCGCAATATGCCCAAGCAGGTTTGTCTTTACTACCATTTGGGACAATGTCTAGCGCCCTGTGTGTACGAGGTATCGGCAGAGGAAAATCAGCGTTTGGTGGATGAAATCAGCCGGTTCCTCGATGGTGGCCATGATGCAATGAAGCAAACTCTCACGGAAAAAATGCTGCAAGCCGCAGAAAACATGGAGTTCGAACGCGCCAAGGAATATCGCGATCAGATCAAGAGCATCGAAGCGGTGATGGAGAAGCAGAAGATCACGTTCGCTGATACGGTAGACCGCGACATTATTGGGTTTGCTGTGGAAAAAGGCTGGATGTGCATTCAGGTGTTCTATATGCGAAAAGGGAAGATGATCGAGCGTCAGACGACTTCCTTTCCATACTACGGTAGCGAAACCGAAGACTTCATGTCTTATGTGAGCCAGTTCTACTACGACAAGCAAAATGCGCTGCCAAAAGAAATTTTGCTCCCGCAAGAGAGTGAACCGGAGCTTTTGAGTGAGTGGCTGGGCATCAAAGTCCACGCTCCCAAAAGAGGCAAAAAGCATGAGCTCGTGAACATGGCTTCCGAGAACGCCCGTATTGCTTTGCAGGAGAAGTTCGCGCTGATGTCCAAGGACGATGCTCGTACGGTCCAAGCGGTACACAATCTCGGTCACATTTTAGGGATTCCGGTTCCTCATCGAATTGAAGCGTTTGACAACTCCAACATTCAGGGAACAGAGCCTGTGTCTGCGATGATTGTGTTTACAGACGGCCGCCCTGACAAAAAGGAGTACCGCAAATTCAAGATCAAAACCGTCGAGGGACCAGATGATTACGGCTCCATGCGCGAAGTCGTTCTCCGTCGATACTCTCGCCTGCTGAAAGAAAACCAGCCGATGCCCGACCTGATTGTGATCGATGGTGGAAAAGGTCAAATCAGTGCGGCTATGGACGTGCTGGAAAACGAGCTGGGTCTCTATATTCCCGTCTGTGGACTCGCGAAGGATGAGAAGCACCGCACTGCTCAGCTCATGTACGGAGATCCGCCAGAGCCTGTAAATCTTAGGCGTGATAGCTATGAGTTTTATTTGTTGCAGCGCATCCAAGATGAAGTCCACCGTTTTGTTATTACGTTCCACAGACAATCCCGGACGAAAACGATGCTCTCTTCGCAATTAGATGAGATCCCGGGTATCGGTGAGAAGCGACGCAAGCTGTTGTTCTCTCATTTTGGCTCGCTGAAAAAAATGCGCGAGGCGACGGTTGAAGACTTCCGTCAATTAGGGATCGGCGACAAGCTGGCAAAAGAAATCATCACTCATCTGCGCAAGCTGGACACATAG